From the genome of Gammaproteobacteria bacterium:
TCCCACATTCTTGGTGGTAAAAAATGGTTCGAAAATACGCTGTTTCGCCTCTTCGCTGATACCACTGCCGGTGTCGCTTACACTTAAACGGGCATAGCTGCCTGATGCCAGATTTAAAGGCATACCGGCCTGCCCCTGCTGCACCTGTACTTTTTCACAATGTATGCTGACCTTCCCTCGTTGTTTCATGGCATAGGCAGCATTGCTGATCAAATTAATTAGAATTTGTTTTAATTCGCCATGATCAATGCGGACAAACAAAGGCTCTTTACAACTATCCACTTGTAGGTCAATGGCTGAAGATAATGTGGAACGAATAAACTCCAGTTCCTTACGCACCTGCCCTTCCAGTTCAGTTAATTCTTCCTTACGACTATTGGTCCTGCTAAAAGATAACAGTTGCTGAACCAAGTCTCTGGAGCGGTTAGCCGCTGCTAACACCTGGCCCAAATGCTTTTTCATCCGTTCATCGGGATGAGTACAATTAATTATTAAATCCGTGTTACCTATGACGATTCCCAGCATGTTGTTAAATTCGTGGGCAATACCGCCGGCCAATGTACCGATAGCCTGCATTTTCTGTGCGTGATGAATTTTTCGCTCCAGTTTGGCCTTATCGGTTTCCAGCTGCTTGCGTTCATCGATGTTGACCCAGTTACCGATAATATCAACCGCATCGCCCACATGATTGCGAATTAACCGCAATTCGTCGTGAATCCAATGGTAAGTGCCGTCACTGTGTAAAAACCGATATTCGTGACCCAGCGATCCGTTGTCATATAAGCGCCTCATTTCCTCATATACCCTGTCTCTATCCTCCGGGTGAATATGTTGTCCCCAAAAAGTTGGGTCATCGGTAAACTGGCGCGGCGCATAACCGGTGAGTCTGCGTACATTGTTGCTGATAAAAGTGGAAGAGAAATGCTGTGCCGGTTCACAGCGATATACCACTGTAGCGCTTTCCTCCAGAATTTCATCCAGATTTTGCTCCACGTAGGTTAATTGCTTTTTCAACTCTGTAATATCAATCAGAACACCGCAGAGCAGTTCCGGGTTGCTCATATGCTGGACCCTGTCCTGGACCCACCGAACTTCATTATCTTTGTTGGTGATACGATATTCCAGACTCAGCGATTGGCCTACCGAGAGATTTTTAAGGGCTCGCAGCACTTCCTGACGATCATAGGGGTGAATGGTATCCAACCATAAAGTACCCTTGGACATCCAATCTGCATCAGTATACCCATAGACATGACTTACTGCTTTATTCACATACTGGATGTGGAGATTTTTCGCGTTCGCTGTATAAATAACTTCGGGCAACCACTCCACTATGTCTTTATACATTTCCCTCATCTCTTCCCTGATTTTCTACCCCCTACTCCTGTGCGGCTCCGTGCACAGGTACTTGTAGGTTTTTCCTACAAATTCCAGGCCAGGATCATACAAAACAGTGCTTACATCGCAGTAATTCTGTTACAACTCTGTAAAACCACACTAATTATATAGTTTCTGCGCAAGCCGTTCTGAATGTGGTATATTGGCCAACATTGCTACATAGGAGACCGACTCATGCCTCATACAAACGCGGACGGTGAATTTATCCGCTGGGAATCTGCATTTCGAAGCTGGATAACCCCTGACGGCCAAGCAGGACCCAGTGGCCAAGCCGGGTTTGCCGCAGAACCTAACCGTTACCATTTATTTGTTTCCTATGCCTGCCCCTGGGCTCACCGTACTTTGATTTACCGACGCTTAAAAAAACTTGAAGAATTTATCAGTGTGTCCGTTGTTAGCCCGGATATGGGCCCGGAGAGCTGGCATTTTGACCCTACTTTTCCAGGCTCCACCGTTGATCACATTTACAATTCCAAATTTCTGTACGAGGTCTACCGCAAGGTTCGCCCGGATTTCGACGGTGTGGTCACGGTGCCGGTGTTATGGGACAAAAAACAAAATACCATCGTCAATAATGAATCGTCAGAAATCATTCGAATGCTGAATTCGGCATTCAATGAGTTTACCGACGTTAAAACGGATTACTACCCCGAAGCTCTACGCACTGAGATTGACGCCATAAACCACGTGGTTTACGACCATATCAACAACGGTGTGTACCGCTGTGGTTTTGCCACGTCACAACAAGCTTATGAAAAAGCCTTTGACAGTCTTTTTAGTACGTTGGATGATCTGGAACAGCGTCTAAGCCAACAACGCTTCCTGGCAGGTGGGCAAATAACCGAAGCCGACTGGCGCCTATTACCCACCTTGCTTCGATTCGATCCGGTATACGTGGGACATTTTAAGTGCAATTTGCGTCGCATCGCCGATTTCCCCAACCTTTGCAACTACACACGCGACCTGTATCAACACCCCGGAGTAGCAGAGACGTTTGAATTGAATCACGTAAAACGGCACTACTATTTCAGCCACGAATCCATAAACCCCACCCGCATCGTCCCCAAAGGGCCCGAGTTGGATTATATGGCACCGCATGATCGGGAGCGTTTTTCTTAACGTTGTTGGAGCACACGGCGACGGCAGGCGGAAGTCGGGTACACGAGGC
Proteins encoded in this window:
- a CDS encoding PAS domain-containing protein, whose product is MREMYKDIVEWLPEVIYTANAKNLHIQYVNKAVSHVYGYTDADWMSKGTLWLDTIHPYDRQEVLRALKNLSVGQSLSLEYRITNKDNEVRWVQDRVQHMSNPELLCGVLIDITELKKQLTYVEQNLDEILEESATVVYRCEPAQHFSSTFISNNVRRLTGYAPRQFTDDPTFWGQHIHPEDRDRVYEEMRRLYDNGSLGHEYRFLHSDGTYHWIHDELRLIRNHVGDAVDIIGNWVNIDERKQLETDKAKLERKIHHAQKMQAIGTLAGGIAHEFNNMLGIVIGNTDLIINCTHPDERMKKHLGQVLAAANRSRDLVQQLLSFSRTNSRKEELTELEGQVRKELEFIRSTLSSAIDLQVDSCKEPLFVRIDHGELKQILINLISNAAYAMKQRGKVSIHCEKVQVQQGQAGMPLNLASGSYARLSVSDTGSGISEEAKQRIFEPFFTTKNVG
- a CDS encoding glutathione S-transferase family protein, whose amino-acid sequence is MPHTNADGEFIRWESAFRSWITPDGQAGPSGQAGFAAEPNRYHLFVSYACPWAHRTLIYRRLKKLEEFISVSVVSPDMGPESWHFDPTFPGSTVDHIYNSKFLYEVYRKVRPDFDGVVTVPVLWDKKQNTIVNNESSEIIRMLNSAFNEFTDVKTDYYPEALRTEIDAINHVVYDHINNGVYRCGFATSQQAYEKAFDSLFSTLDDLEQRLSQQRFLAGGQITEADWRLLPTLLRFDPVYVGHFKCNLRRIADFPNLCNYTRDLYQHPGVAETFELNHVKRHYYFSHESINPTRIVPKGPELDYMAPHDRERFS